CTCGGCGCGGTGGAACAGCAGGGAGGGAGCAGCATCGGCGGGGAGCATGCTGGAGCGGCGTCCGTCGAAGAAGGTGAGGTGGCCCCAGAAGCTGTTGGACCCGAAGAGCTGGAGGTCCCTGCGGATGTCTGCGAACGAGTAGCCGTGCGGGAGCATGATGCCGCCGATGAAGACGACGCCGGCGGTCTGCTCGGCGAGCCGCTCCGCCAGCTCAGTCGCTACAATTCCGCCTTCGCCGTGGCCGACGAAGATGTAGGGGCCTTCAGTCTCACCGAGCTTTTCCTCCATCCGCGCGGTGAGCCGGTTCAGGCTGCCGGGGAAGGGCTCTTCCTCCCCCACTCCGGGGACGCTGAGCGCGTGGACCCGGTGTCCCTGCCGGGTCAGGTGTGGCGCAAACTTCTGCCAGAGCCACGGGCCGGTCCACGCTCCGTGGATCAGCACGACGTCATATTCCATCTCCGGACCTTCCCTTGGTGCTCCCGCACCCTGGGAGCAAATGTTTCAGCAAACGCTTGCATTTGAGAATAGGAGGAGCGGAATCAGGGGGTCAATGGAATCCCGAAGCTTTTACACGGCGTTCACCCAACGGCATCAGACCGGGACTGATTCTCAACAGCTGATGCGGGGAGAGCAGGGAGAAGGGCCCCATACCGCTCGCACCCGCGTCTGTGCTCCTGGTATGGGGCCCGGCTTCTCCTCTGCCGCTCAGCCGAAGGGGCGAGCGGGGTGCCACGGCCCGTGCTGCTCGAACTCCGCGGCAAGGCCGAGCAGGGTGGCCTCGTCTCCCAGCCGCGCGACGAGCTGCATGCCGATCGGGATCCCCTCTTCTGTCTGGCCGAGCGGGAGACTGATGGCCGGCAGCCCGCTGGTGTTGAAGAAGTTGGTCATGGGACGCATCTCGGCCAGCCTGCGGTCCATGGATGCGTCGAGGGCGGCGGCGTCCTTCAGATCGCTCTCTTCGCCCGCCAATGCGGGGAGAGCTCCGAGGGTGGGGAGCAGAAGAACGTCCCACCCGTCCTCGAACCAGGATTGGACGCGGCCGGACCATTCGTTCAGCCAGTATTTCTCGGCGAGATAGTCGGCGGCGCTGGTGCTGCGTGCACGGTGCCGGTGCGCGGTGTTGCGCGGAGCGATCTCACGGGCGTGCAGCTCCCGTCCCAGGCGGGCCTCCACTCGTTGGGCCAGCAGTTCAAGGTCCACGGAGATCATGAGTCTGACCCGCTCGTTGAAGGCAGCTGCCTCAGTGAGGGCTACAGGGAAGGAGTCGACAACGTCGTGCCCCCGGCCAGCGAGCGCGGCGACAGTCTCGCGCAGCACGCGGAGCACTTCGGGATGCCATGGCTCGCCGTACGGGTCGGAGCTCATCACCCCGATGCAGAGGTTCTCAGGCGCGGCGGGCGGCTCTGCGGGCAGCTCGCCCGGCGCCAGGTAGCGGTCGCCGGGGAAACGGCGCGACATGTTCGCCGTCACGGCCGCCGAGTCGCCGACCGTACGTGTGAGCACACCTTCCACAGTGGCCCCGCCCCAGGACTCCCCTCCCCCCGCGGGGCCGAGGGAGATGCGTCCGCGGGACGGTTTGAGGCCGACGACGCCGCAGCAGCTGGCGGGAACACGGATGGAGCCTCCGCCGTCGGTGGCGTGTGCGACGGCGACCATGCCGGATGCGACGGCTGCTGCTGATCCCCCGCTGGACCCGCCCGAGACCCTCTCGGGCAGAAAGGGACTGCGGGTGATGCCGGTAGCTGCCGATTCGGTGAGCAGATGCGTGGCGAACTCAGGGGTGGTGGTGCGTCCGAGCACAATGAAGCCCTGGGCCGCAAGAGCAGCGTGGACGTTGGAGCCGGAGTCCCAGTCTGAGGCGGCATCGGCTAGGGCCGTGGTGCCGTACCGGGTCTCTTGGCCGGCGGCCTGGGCACGGTGGTCTTTGAGGAGGATCGGGACCCCGGCGAAGGGGGCGGCGTCGGGCGCGGCGGGGTCGGCGGCGTCGGCTTCTGCGAGGGCCTGCTCGGAGCGCAGCCAGCTGATGGCCCAGCATCTGGGGTCCATCTCGTCGATGCGGGCCAGCGCGGCGGAGACAAGCTCCACGGGGGTGACAGCGCCTGCTTTCAGCGCCGCGGCCTGGGCGCGGGCGTCCTGGGCGAGCAGGCCACGGGCGGTCCCGGCCGGCGACGACGCAGCGCCGCCGGCCGGGACCTGTGCGTGAGTGCTGGTCACTGGTGGATCAGCTTCCCGCTGTCGACCACCTGCACGTCGTCGCAGCGCACGGAGACTCCGCGCATCACGATGTCGAGGTGCGCAAAGGAGTCGTGCTCCAGGAAGGGGTGCGGGCCCGTGGACCACAGGTAGTTGCCGGCGAAGGCGCGGGCGTCCATACCCATGATCTCGTGCTTGGAGTACATGGCGGTGGCGAACCAGTTGGCGGATCGCATGATGCCCCAGCCCTGGTGGGACAGGGAGCGGGACCAGCGGTCGCCGATGTCGTCCATGTAGCGCTCGAGCATGCGAGCTTCGTGGCCGCCTGAGACGCTGACGATGTCACCGTCCTTCACTTCGAGGGTGACCTTGTTGTGCACATACTCCTTGAAGGGCAGCAGGATGTCGCCCTGGTCGAGGACGATGGTGCCGTTGGAGTCCTTGGGCCAGCAGAGGTTCATGGTGGAGGGCCAGTGGTCCCACTGCCCGGGCTTGTCGACGAAGCCCTTCTGGCCGCCGCCGTGGCAGTCGACCAAGGAGGCGACGAAGTCCGTGCCGGCCGGGGAGGTGACGTACATGCTCTCCTTGGAGTTCATGAGGTCAGCACCCCACTTCACACGCTCAGCATCTTCCTTGCTGGGCAGGTTGCGGGCGAGCACGTCGGGGGCATCGCAGATGAAGAGGATGCGGGTTCCGGTGTCGAGGACTTCGACCTGCAGCGGGGAGTGGATGAACCCCTCGTGGGTGACGTCGATGACGAAGTCCGCCCCCTTCAGCGCCTCCTGGACGACCTTGTTCTCCAGGATGGCTTCCAGGCCAGGGCCGGAGCCGGTGTGGGTGGCGGGTTCGGGCACGGGGGTGCCGGAGGGCACGGTCACCTGGGCGACGAGGCCGCCGAGGGCCCGGGCTGCGCCGTATGCCGCCTGGACGTAGTCAGGACGGCTGGTGGGCTCGGAGAGAACGATGACGTGCTCCCCCTCGGTGAGGTTGCACAGCTCGAACTCCTTCTTGAAGAGCTCAACCAGATCAATGCCTTGCAGGTCAGTCATGACCGTTCCTTTCTGGTAGGGATACTTGTCCTCAACTGTTTGCGCAAATGATTTGCGCAAAGTCTTTCTTGCAGTGTTGTATGGCCTGCATGCCAAGCGACGATCACACCGGCACAGGCTTCTACGACCGCCCCGTCACACTGCGAGACGTGGCAGACGCTGCGGGGGTCCACATCTCCACGGTGTCCAGGGCTCTGCGCCGGGCCTCCTCGGGAGGCGGGTCCTCCCGCACCCGGGAGTTCGATCAGCGGATCGCGGCGCTGGCCGAGGATCTGGGCTACACCCGCAACCCGAACGCAGCATCGCTGACCACCAACCGCTCCTCGGCCCTTGGCGTAGTGGTCCCGCATCTGACGGACATCGTTCTCTCTGCGGCCTACGACGCGATCGAGTCCACGGCGAACCAGGCCGGCTACGACGCCTTCGTGGCGAACAGCCATGACGATCCGGAGGCTCAGAAGCGACGCATCAACCTGCTCATCGGCCGCCGGGTGGATGGGCTGATCCTCGGCGACGCCCATCTCGACGGCACCAACTTGGAGTACCTCGAGCGGCGCCGAGTCCCCTTTGTGCTGGTGAACCGTCGCAGTCCGGG
The sequence above is drawn from the Nesterenkonia populi genome and encodes:
- a CDS encoding alpha/beta fold hydrolase — translated: MEYDVVLIHGAWTGPWLWQKFAPHLTRQGHRVHALSVPGVGEEEPFPGSLNRLTARMEEKLGETEGPYIFVGHGEGGIVATELAERLAEQTAGVVFIGGIMLPHGYSFADIRRDLQLFGSNSFWGHLTFFDGRRSSMLPADAAPSLLFHRAEPADAQRAAQLLRPQSEALRDIKPAWTAYRFGKLPRLFVETLGDRAIPLAAQRRMQQLIPGAEAVSLDADHCPMLSMPEELAEAAGSFAARCASSPSAPAAEASALHMEQLS
- a CDS encoding amidase; translation: MTSTHAQVPAGGAASSPAGTARGLLAQDARAQAAALKAGAVTPVELVSAALARIDEMDPRCWAISWLRSEQALAEADAADPAAPDAAPFAGVPILLKDHRAQAAGQETRYGTTALADAASDWDSGSNVHAALAAQGFIVLGRTTTPEFATHLLTESAATGITRSPFLPERVSGGSSGGSAAAVASGMVAVAHATDGGGSIRVPASCCGVVGLKPSRGRISLGPAGGGESWGGATVEGVLTRTVGDSAAVTANMSRRFPGDRYLAPGELPAEPPAAPENLCIGVMSSDPYGEPWHPEVLRVLRETVAALAGRGHDVVDSFPVALTEAAAFNERVRLMISVDLELLAQRVEARLGRELHAREIAPRNTAHRHRARSTSAADYLAEKYWLNEWSGRVQSWFEDGWDVLLLPTLGALPALAGEESDLKDAAALDASMDRRLAEMRPMTNFFNTSGLPAISLPLGQTEEGIPIGMQLVARLGDEATLLGLAAEFEQHGPWHPARPFG